One window from the genome of Balearica regulorum gibbericeps isolate bBalReg1 chromosome 18, bBalReg1.pri, whole genome shotgun sequence encodes:
- the HEXD gene encoding hexosaminidase D isoform X2: MRSARLFRLPGESNRPPSRNASDKRAGNLHYRTASSSRPHRGRDAAARQRRDAGTGAERRGQALYTGVSPRRRQAKAIDANRRCRGQLRARSREQSRPERRHEAGMETGMETGMEAGGPRRRLVHLDLKGAPPRASYLAEFVLKHREFAHLREVEAFPNALNPHKEESRALVKAMIDQVMALHEDLKWFHIGCDEVYYLGEGEESKQWLQQQDNTPEKLWLSHIKTVATCVASSYPAVTPVVWDDMLRGIGEETLAESGVPQLVQPMIWDYAADLDVEGKVQLIEKYRRCGFSKVWFASAFKGATGVNQSLTLIGHHLKNHLQWLKVASNSPADVLEGIALTGWQRYDHFSVLCELLPVAIPSVAVCLQALMNGGYSEKIKENVEKLLGMSNLETDTFMSTSLGTFPGSNILTLVTQVSFYLKSSVDELLERNRYVTGWFSPYHRKRKIIHPIIMHHFQPDAVSLLSKWNAVVQDLQAAMEQVFHECTVEEWMEENVHPSLQKLQQVVDDLDKAIKAQN; the protein is encoded by the exons ATGCGCTCGGCCCGCCTCTTCCGCCTGCCAGGGGAAAGCAATCGGCCGCCGAGCAGAAACGCTTCAGACAAGCGGGCAGGGAACCTCCATTACAGAACCGCGAGCAGCAGTAGGCCTCACCGAGGCAGAGACGCGGCAGCCAGACAGCGCCGAGACGCCGGCACCGGGGCAGAAAGACGCGGTCAAGCGCTTTATACCGGTGTATcgccgcggcggcggcaggcCAAAGCAATCGATGCGAACCGGCGGTGCCGCGGCCAGCTTCGAGCGCGCAGTCGGGAGCAATCGAGGCCGGAGCGGCGGCATGAGGCGGGCATGGAGACGGGCATGGAGACGGGCATGGAGGCGGGCGGGCCGCGGCGGCGCCTGGTGCACCTGGACCTGAAgggcgccccgccccgcgcctcCTACCTGGCGGAG TTCGTGCTGAAGCACAGAGAGTTCGCTCATCTCCGGGAGGTGGAAGCGTTTCCCAACGCCCTCAACCCACACAAGGAGGAGTCACGGGCGCTGGTCAAAGCCATGATTGACCAGGTCATGGCACTCCATGAAGACTTAAAATGGTTTCACATCGGATGTGATGAG GTCTACTACCTCGGTGAAGGAGAGGAATCAAAGCAGTGGCTGCAGCAACAAGACAACACTCCGGAGAAGCTCTGGTTATCCCATATAAAAACAGTAGCAACTTGTGTGGCCTCGTCTTACCCCGCTGTGACACCCGTCGTGTGGGATGACATGCTCAGAGGGATCGGTGAGGAAACATTGGCAG AGTCTGGGGTCCCACAGCTTGTGCAGCCGATGATCTGGGACTATGCAGCAGACCTCGACGTGGAGGGCAAAG TGCAGCTCATAGAGAAGTATCGTAGATGTGGCTTCTCCAAGGTGTGGTTTGCTAGTGCTTTTAAAGGAGCTACAGGAGTGAATCAGTCTCTAACGCTTATCGGacaccatttaaaaaaccaTCTTCAATGGCTGAAAGTGGCGAGCAATAGCCCCGCCGATGTCCTTGAAGGTATCGCGCTGACTGGCTGGCAAAG gtATGATCACTTCTCTGTTTTGTGTGAGCTTCTCCCTGTGGCAATTCCATCAGTGGCTGTCTGTCTGCAGGCACTAATGAATG GTGGCTATTctgaaaagattaaagaaaacgTGGAAAAGCTCCTGGGAATGTCCAACCTGGAAACTGATACTTTCATGAG CACAAGTCTGGGGACCTTTCCTGGGAGCAATATCCTTACGCTTGTGACACAAGTTAGTTTCTACCTCAAGTCATCAGTGGATGAACTTCTTGAAAGGAACAG ATACGTCACAGGCTGGTTCAGCCCCTaccacagaaaaaggaagattattCATCCCATAATAATGCATCACTTTCAGCCAGATGCAGTAAG TCTTCTCTCCAAGTGGAATGCTGTGGTGCAAGACCTCCAAGCAGCCATGGAGCAAGTTTTCCACGAGTGTACTGTAGAAGAGTGGATGGAGGAGAACGTCCACCCCAGCCTACAGAAGCTGCAGCAAGTGGTAGATGATTTAGATAAAgcaataaaagcacaaaattag
- the CYBC1 gene encoding cytochrome b-245 chaperone 1 has product MYMLVEHRTSSYLHLKRSPGIRSWSLFVGIASIGLAAAYYSADSLAWKLFYMAGCFFVAAQNLEQWEEAVFDKSRGTVCLKTFSLYKKLLTFSKGGNEQVVALLHEIRDVNVEEETVRYFGKGYLVVLRFVTGFSHPLTQSAVLGCRSDVEAVAKLITSFLELDRVESQQDLSQSSETEASDADEPQDKY; this is encoded by the exons ATGTACATGTTGGTTGAACACCGTACAAGTTCCTATCTTCATCTGAAGAGGTCACCTGGCATCCGATCTTGGTCTCTCTTTGTTG GAATAGCCTCCATAGGTTTGGCTGCTGCTTATTATAGTGCAG ACAGCTTGGCATGGAAGCTCTTTTATATGGCCGGGTGTTTCTTTGTGGCAGCACAGAATCTGGAGCAGTGGGAG GAAGCTGTATTTGATAAGAGCAGGGGAACAGTCTGCCTAAAAACATTCAGTCTTTACAAAAAACTACTGACCTTCTCAAAAGGAGGCAACGAACAAG TGGTGGCTCTACTGCATGAGATCCGAGATGTGAACGTGGAAGAGGAGACTGTGCGGTATTTTGGGAAGGGTTACCTGGTTGTGCTACGATTTGTCACTGGATTTTCACACCCTCTGACTCAGAGCGCAGTGTTGGGCTGTAGAAG tGATGTGGAAGCAGTTGCCAAACTCATTACTAGTTTTCTGGAGCTGGACAGAGTAGAGAGCCAACAGGATCTCTCGCAGAGCAGTGAAACAGAGGCTAGTGATGCTGATGAACCACAGGATAAATATTAA
- the HEXD gene encoding hexosaminidase D isoform X3, with the protein MRSARLFRLPGESNRPPSRNASDKRAGNLHYRTASSSRPHRGRDAAARQRRDAGTGAERRGQALYTGVSPRRRQAKAIDANRRCRGQLRARSREQSRPERRHEAGMETGMETGMEAGGPRRRLVHLDLKGAPPRASYLAEVRRRGHPGPPRPPGPVPPTRCPLPVPQVLPLLRALGATGLLLEYEDTFPYAGPLEPLRAPHAYSPGEVRAVLSQARAQGLEVVPLVQTFGHMEFVLKHREFAHLREVEAFPNALNPHKEESRALVKAMIDQVMALHEDLKWFHIGCDEVYYLGEGEESKQWLQQQDNTPEKLWLSHIKTVATCVASSYPAVTPVVWDDMLRGIGEETLAESGVPQLVQPMIWDYAADLDVEGKVQLIEKYRRCGFSKVWFASAFKGATGVNQSLTLIGHHLKNHLQWLKVASNSPADVLEGIALTGWQRYDHFSVLCELLPVAIPSVAVCLQALMNGGYSEKIKENVEKLLGMSNLETDTFMSTSLGTFPGSNILTLVTQVSFYLKSSVDELLERNRYVTGWFSPYHRKRKIIHPIIMHHFQPDAVSLLSKWNAVVQDLQAAMEQVFHECTVEEWMEENVHPSLQKLQQVVDDLDKAIKAQN; encoded by the exons ATGCGCTCGGCCCGCCTCTTCCGCCTGCCAGGGGAAAGCAATCGGCCGCCGAGCAGAAACGCTTCAGACAAGCGGGCAGGGAACCTCCATTACAGAACCGCGAGCAGCAGTAGGCCTCACCGAGGCAGAGACGCGGCAGCCAGACAGCGCCGAGACGCCGGCACCGGGGCAGAAAGACGCGGTCAAGCGCTTTATACCGGTGTATcgccgcggcggcggcaggcCAAAGCAATCGATGCGAACCGGCGGTGCCGCGGCCAGCTTCGAGCGCGCAGTCGGGAGCAATCGAGGCCGGAGCGGCGGCATGAGGCGGGCATGGAGACGGGCATGGAGACGGGCATGGAGGCGGGCGGGCCGCGGCGGCGCCTGGTGCACCTGGACCTGAAgggcgccccgccccgcgcctcCTACCTGGCGGAGGTAAGGCGGCGGGGACACCCCggtcccccccggccccccggcccGGTCCCACCCACCCGCTGTCCCCTCCCGGTCCCGCAGGTGCTGCCGCTGCTCCGCGCCCTGGGCGCCACCGGGCTGCTGCTGGAGTACGAGGACACCTTCCCCTACGCGGGGCCGCTGGAGCCGCTGCGGGCCCCGCACGCCTACAG CCCCGGGGAGGTGAGGGCGGTGCTGAGCCAGGCGAGGGCCCAGGGGCTGGAGGTGGTGCCGCTGGTGCAGACCTTCGGGCACATGGAG TTCGTGCTGAAGCACAGAGAGTTCGCTCATCTCCGGGAGGTGGAAGCGTTTCCCAACGCCCTCAACCCACACAAGGAGGAGTCACGGGCGCTGGTCAAAGCCATGATTGACCAGGTCATGGCACTCCATGAAGACTTAAAATGGTTTCACATCGGATGTGATGAG GTCTACTACCTCGGTGAAGGAGAGGAATCAAAGCAGTGGCTGCAGCAACAAGACAACACTCCGGAGAAGCTCTGGTTATCCCATATAAAAACAGTAGCAACTTGTGTGGCCTCGTCTTACCCCGCTGTGACACCCGTCGTGTGGGATGACATGCTCAGAGGGATCGGTGAGGAAACATTGGCAG AGTCTGGGGTCCCACAGCTTGTGCAGCCGATGATCTGGGACTATGCAGCAGACCTCGACGTGGAGGGCAAAG TGCAGCTCATAGAGAAGTATCGTAGATGTGGCTTCTCCAAGGTGTGGTTTGCTAGTGCTTTTAAAGGAGCTACAGGAGTGAATCAGTCTCTAACGCTTATCGGacaccatttaaaaaaccaTCTTCAATGGCTGAAAGTGGCGAGCAATAGCCCCGCCGATGTCCTTGAAGGTATCGCGCTGACTGGCTGGCAAAG gtATGATCACTTCTCTGTTTTGTGTGAGCTTCTCCCTGTGGCAATTCCATCAGTGGCTGTCTGTCTGCAGGCACTAATGAATG GTGGCTATTctgaaaagattaaagaaaacgTGGAAAAGCTCCTGGGAATGTCCAACCTGGAAACTGATACTTTCATGAG CACAAGTCTGGGGACCTTTCCTGGGAGCAATATCCTTACGCTTGTGACACAAGTTAGTTTCTACCTCAAGTCATCAGTGGATGAACTTCTTGAAAGGAACAG ATACGTCACAGGCTGGTTCAGCCCCTaccacagaaaaaggaagattattCATCCCATAATAATGCATCACTTTCAGCCAGATGCAGTAAG TCTTCTCTCCAAGTGGAATGCTGTGGTGCAAGACCTCCAAGCAGCCATGGAGCAAGTTTTCCACGAGTGTACTGTAGAAGAGTGGATGGAGGAGAACGTCCACCCCAGCCTACAGAAGCTGCAGCAAGTGGTAGATGATTTAGATAAAgcaataaaagcacaaaattag
- the HEXD gene encoding hexosaminidase D isoform X1 encodes MRSARLFRLPGESNRPPSRNASDKRAGNLHYRTASSSRPHRGRDAAARQRRDAGTGAERRGQALYTGVSPRRRQAKAIDANRRCRGQLRARSREQSRPERRHEAGMETGMETGMEAGGPRRRLVHLDLKGAPPRASYLAEVLPLLRALGATGLLLEYEDTFPYAGPLEPLRAPHAYSPGEVRAVLSQARAQGLEVVPLVQTFGHMEFVLKHREFAHLREVEAFPNALNPHKEESRALVKAMIDQVMALHEDLKWFHIGCDEVYYLGEGEESKQWLQQQDNTPEKLWLSHIKTVATCVASSYPAVTPVVWDDMLRGIGEETLAESGVPQLVQPMIWDYAADLDVEGKVQLIEKYRRCGFSKVWFASAFKGATGVNQSLTLIGHHLKNHLQWLKVASNSPADVLEGIALTGWQRYDHFSVLCELLPVAIPSVAVCLQALMNGGYSEKIKENVEKLLGMSNLETDTFMSTSLGTFPGSNILTLVTQVSFYLKSSVDELLERNRYVTGWFSPYHRKRKIIHPIIMHHFQPDAVSLLSKWNAVVQDLQAAMEQVFHECTVEEWMEENVHPSLQKLQQVVDDLDKAIKAQN; translated from the exons ATGCGCTCGGCCCGCCTCTTCCGCCTGCCAGGGGAAAGCAATCGGCCGCCGAGCAGAAACGCTTCAGACAAGCGGGCAGGGAACCTCCATTACAGAACCGCGAGCAGCAGTAGGCCTCACCGAGGCAGAGACGCGGCAGCCAGACAGCGCCGAGACGCCGGCACCGGGGCAGAAAGACGCGGTCAAGCGCTTTATACCGGTGTATcgccgcggcggcggcaggcCAAAGCAATCGATGCGAACCGGCGGTGCCGCGGCCAGCTTCGAGCGCGCAGTCGGGAGCAATCGAGGCCGGAGCGGCGGCATGAGGCGGGCATGGAGACGGGCATGGAGACGGGCATGGAGGCGGGCGGGCCGCGGCGGCGCCTGGTGCACCTGGACCTGAAgggcgccccgccccgcgcctcCTACCTGGCGGAG GTGCTGCCGCTGCTCCGCGCCCTGGGCGCCACCGGGCTGCTGCTGGAGTACGAGGACACCTTCCCCTACGCGGGGCCGCTGGAGCCGCTGCGGGCCCCGCACGCCTACAG CCCCGGGGAGGTGAGGGCGGTGCTGAGCCAGGCGAGGGCCCAGGGGCTGGAGGTGGTGCCGCTGGTGCAGACCTTCGGGCACATGGAG TTCGTGCTGAAGCACAGAGAGTTCGCTCATCTCCGGGAGGTGGAAGCGTTTCCCAACGCCCTCAACCCACACAAGGAGGAGTCACGGGCGCTGGTCAAAGCCATGATTGACCAGGTCATGGCACTCCATGAAGACTTAAAATGGTTTCACATCGGATGTGATGAG GTCTACTACCTCGGTGAAGGAGAGGAATCAAAGCAGTGGCTGCAGCAACAAGACAACACTCCGGAGAAGCTCTGGTTATCCCATATAAAAACAGTAGCAACTTGTGTGGCCTCGTCTTACCCCGCTGTGACACCCGTCGTGTGGGATGACATGCTCAGAGGGATCGGTGAGGAAACATTGGCAG AGTCTGGGGTCCCACAGCTTGTGCAGCCGATGATCTGGGACTATGCAGCAGACCTCGACGTGGAGGGCAAAG TGCAGCTCATAGAGAAGTATCGTAGATGTGGCTTCTCCAAGGTGTGGTTTGCTAGTGCTTTTAAAGGAGCTACAGGAGTGAATCAGTCTCTAACGCTTATCGGacaccatttaaaaaaccaTCTTCAATGGCTGAAAGTGGCGAGCAATAGCCCCGCCGATGTCCTTGAAGGTATCGCGCTGACTGGCTGGCAAAG gtATGATCACTTCTCTGTTTTGTGTGAGCTTCTCCCTGTGGCAATTCCATCAGTGGCTGTCTGTCTGCAGGCACTAATGAATG GTGGCTATTctgaaaagattaaagaaaacgTGGAAAAGCTCCTGGGAATGTCCAACCTGGAAACTGATACTTTCATGAG CACAAGTCTGGGGACCTTTCCTGGGAGCAATATCCTTACGCTTGTGACACAAGTTAGTTTCTACCTCAAGTCATCAGTGGATGAACTTCTTGAAAGGAACAG ATACGTCACAGGCTGGTTCAGCCCCTaccacagaaaaaggaagattattCATCCCATAATAATGCATCACTTTCAGCCAGATGCAGTAAG TCTTCTCTCCAAGTGGAATGCTGTGGTGCAAGACCTCCAAGCAGCCATGGAGCAAGTTTTCCACGAGTGTACTGTAGAAGAGTGGATGGAGGAGAACGTCCACCCCAGCCTACAGAAGCTGCAGCAAGTGGTAGATGATTTAGATAAAgcaataaaagcacaaaattag